The Methylomonas sp. UP202 DNA window CGGTGATCGGTACCCAGGGTTTAGTAGCCACGTCCTGGCATCGGACGCACGAACAATGGGGCGCGGTACAGTTGCAGAACCGCTTCAAGGACAATACCGGCCGCTGGATGGAAGAGGCCGACTACGGTGCCTATCTGGCGGTGCGGGCGATTGGCGAGGCGGCGGTGCGCAGCAAATCCAATCAGGTAGCGCCGATCCGCGACTACATGCTGTCCGACAAATTTGCGTTGCAGGGCTACAAAGGCATGCCGCTATCGTTCCGAACTTGGGACGGCCAATTGCGTCAGCCGATATTGCTGGCGGCGGCGCGCGCGCTGGTGTCGGTCGCGCCGATCGAAGGTTTTTTGCATCCCAAGACCGAACTGGATACGCTGGGTTACGATCAGCCCGAAACCGGCTGTCATTTTCAATAGCATGCGGGAGTAAGGCAATGACCAGTAAACGGCGCATGGAATACAGTCAGGTGGCGATCAGCGGCGGACCGGAAGGTCTGGATCAGGTCGCCGAACTGGCCGGCGGCCATAAGCCGTTCAAAATCCGCAGCAACTACCAGCCGGCCGGCGATCAGCCGACCGCGATCACCCAACTGGTCGAGGGCCTGAACGACGGCGAACTGCATCAGACCCTGTTGGGCGTAACCGGCTCCGGCAAGACCTTCACGATAGCCAACGTGATCCAACGCACCCAACGGCCGGCGATGATCCTGGCGCCGAACAAGACCTTGGCCGCCCAATTGTACGGCGAGATGAAGGAGTTTTTTCCGGAGAACAGCGTCGAGTACTTCGTATCCTATTACGACTATTACCAGCCGGAAGCCTATATTCCGTCGTCGGATACCTTCATCGACAAGGACGCCTCGCTGAACGATCATATCGAGCAAATGCGCTTGTCGGCCACCAAGGCGCTTTTGGAGCGCCGCGATACCGTGGTCGTCGCCACGGTATCGGCGATCTACGGTTTGGGCGAGCCGGAGTCCTATTTCAAAATGGTGCTGCATCTGGTGCGCGGCGACATGGTCAAACAGCGCGACGTGCTGCGCCGGCTCACTGAAATGCAATACACCCGCAACGACACCGAACTGCGTCGCGGTACCTACCGGGTGCGCGGCGAAGTGATCGACGTGTTTCCGGCCGAGTCCGAGGAACACGCGTTGCGCATCGAATTGTTCGATGACGAGGTGGAGCGGATGTCGATGTTCGATCCGCTGACCGGCGAAGTCGTGCAACGGGTGACGCGCTATACGATTTACCCGAAAAACCATTACGTGACGCCGCGCGACCAATTGCTCAGCGCGGTCGAGAAAATCAAGATAGAGCTGGCCGAACGCCTGGAGCAATTGCGCGATAACCATAAACTGGTCGAAGCGCAACGTCTGGAGCAACGTACCCTGTTCGATATCGAGATGATACTGGAAGTGGGCTATTGCTCCGGTATCGAGAACTACTCTCGCCATCTGTCGGATCGCAATTCCGGCGAATCGCCGCCGACCATGTTCGACTATTTACCGAACGATGCGTTGGTCATCATCGACGAAAGCCACGTCACGGTGCCGCAGATCGGCGCGATGTACAAAGGCGACCGCTCGCGCAAGGAAACCCTGGTCGAATACGGCTTTCGGCTGCCGTCGGCGCTGGACAACCGGCCGCTGATGTTCGACGAGTTCGAGCGTATCTGCGGCCAGCGCATCTACGTGTCGGCCACGCCGGGCGGTTACGAGAAAGAGCATTCCGGCGCGGTGGTCGAGCAGGTGGTCAGGCCAACCGGTCTGGTCGATCCTCAGGTCGAAGTCCGGCCGGCCACGACTCAAGTCGACGATCTGTTGTCCGAGATCAATCTACGCATTGCCGTTCGGGAGCGAGTGTTGGTCACGACGCTGACCAAACGCATGTCCGAGGATTTGACCGACTACCTGCTGGAACACGGCATCAAGGTGCGTTATCTGCATTCGGACATCGAGACCGTCGAGCGCGTGGAAATCATTCGCGACTTGCGCCTGGGCGTGTTCGACGTGCTGGTCGGTATCAATTTGCTGCGCGAGGGCCTGGACATTCCGGAAGTGTCGCTGGTGGCGATACTGGACGCCGATAAGGAAGGCTTTTTAAGGTCGCTGACCTCGTTGATTCAGACCATAGGCCGCGCCGCGCGCAACGCCAACGGCAAGGTAATTCTGTACGGCGACAAAATCACTCGTTCGATGCAGCAAGCGATCGACGAAACAGATCGCCGCCGCGACAAGCAGCTCGTTTTCAATGCCCAGCACGGCATCCAGCCGCGCACGGTATTCAAATCGGTGACTGATATCCTGGAACTCTCGATTCCCGGTGCGGGCGGCTCGATCAGTCATGCTCGAGCGAAGGCCGCCGAACCGGCCGGCGAATATAAATCGCTGACGCCCAAGCAGGCCGCCAAAACCTTGAAGCAACTGGAAGAAAAAATGTTCCAGCACGCCAAAAACCTGGAATTCGAGGAAGCCGCGCGCATCCGCGACCAATTGCGCTTGCTGCAGGCGGAGATGACGATTTGATTTCAGCGGAGAGGCACCGCAGGCGTTATTGGTAAGTGTAGGGCCGTTAGCGAAGTCGGTGTGATTACCGACCGGAAGGTATTAATTCGTAAGCGCCAATATCCAGGGCGCCCGAGCTAGGCCGTTTTTCGATATGCGCCGGGTGTTGGTATTGATAGGTCGGCCATAACAAAAAGCCGTTGGCGGCGACGCCGGGATCGATGCCTTGATCGATTGAGCCGGCGCCGGCGGATAGCCGGTAATCGAACACACCCCGGTTCCGAAAACGTTCGCTTTCCGCCAGGATGTTATGTAGTCGTTCGCTAGATTCCAAGCCGACCAAACTCGCACCGACCAGTAAATTGTTGATCAAAATGGGGCGGGCAACGCTGTGGTTGTTCAGAAACACGCCGCCCTGTTTATCGTTGACCAGCGTGTTGTTGATCATAATCAGCGTTTGATGGGGCTGAGTCTGATTGTGTTCGGCGGCAAACGACAGCATTGCTCGGTTTTCCGATTGGGCGCTTTGCCGGAATTGGTTGCCGACCAGATAGGCCTCGCCACCGTCCGGGAA harbors:
- the uvrB gene encoding excinuclease ABC subunit UvrB; the protein is MTSKRRMEYSQVAISGGPEGLDQVAELAGGHKPFKIRSNYQPAGDQPTAITQLVEGLNDGELHQTLLGVTGSGKTFTIANVIQRTQRPAMILAPNKTLAAQLYGEMKEFFPENSVEYFVSYYDYYQPEAYIPSSDTFIDKDASLNDHIEQMRLSATKALLERRDTVVVATVSAIYGLGEPESYFKMVLHLVRGDMVKQRDVLRRLTEMQYTRNDTELRRGTYRVRGEVIDVFPAESEEHALRIELFDDEVERMSMFDPLTGEVVQRVTRYTIYPKNHYVTPRDQLLSAVEKIKIELAERLEQLRDNHKLVEAQRLEQRTLFDIEMILEVGYCSGIENYSRHLSDRNSGESPPTMFDYLPNDALVIIDESHVTVPQIGAMYKGDRSRKETLVEYGFRLPSALDNRPLMFDEFERICGQRIYVSATPGGYEKEHSGAVVEQVVRPTGLVDPQVEVRPATTQVDDLLSEINLRIAVRERVLVTTLTKRMSEDLTDYLLEHGIKVRYLHSDIETVERVEIIRDLRLGVFDVLVGINLLREGLDIPEVSLVAILDADKEGFLRSLTSLIQTIGRAARNANGKVILYGDKITRSMQQAIDETDRRRDKQLVFNAQHGIQPRTVFKSVTDILELSIPGAGGSISHARAKAAEPAGEYKSLTPKQAAKTLKQLEEKMFQHAKNLEFEEAARIRDQLRLLQAEMTI